CAGATCGAGGGCAAGCTCGATCTGGCCGTGAAGGATTTTGCCGATCTCAAGGCGCGCGTTGCCGAGATCGGCGCGCCCAGCACGCAGGCGGAGATTCTGCTGGCCGGTACCAACAGCCGCCTTGATCTTGTCGATGAACGGCTTGCCCGCATCGCCGACAAGCTCGATCTGATTAGGCGCGATCTCGCGGCTCAGACTGGCGCCCCGCTGGAGGCTTGCAAATGAGCGCCGCGCGGAACAGACCTATTCGCATCGCTGACATGGATGGCGTATATCGGCTCATTCCAGGGGATTTCTTGCGATGACCAAGCTCATCGTCGACGACATCGAGATCGACGCTCCGCCGGAATATACGCTTCTGCAGGCTTGCGAGATGGCCGGCGTCGAGATCCCGCGCTTTTGCTATCACGAGCGTCTGTCGATCGCCGGCAATTGCCGCATGTGCCTCGTCGAGGTGAAGGGCGGCCCGCCGAAGCCCACGGCCTCCTGTGCCATGGCGGTGCGCGATCTGCGCCCCGGCCAGGACGGCGCACCGCCCGTGATTTTCACCAAATCGCCCATGGTGAAAAAGGCGCGCGAAGGCGTCATGGAATTTCTTCTCATCAATCATCCGCTCGATTGCCCGATCTGCGATCAGGGCGGCGAATGCGATTTGCAGGATCAGGCGATCGCCTTCGGTGTCGATAGCTCGCGCTATGCCGAGAACAAGCGCGCGGTCGAGGACAAATATATAGGCGTGCTGGTCAAAACCTCGATGAACCGCTGCATTCATTGCACGCGTTGCGTCAGGTTCACGGCAGAGGTCGCGGGCACGGGCGATATGGGCGCGATCGGCCGCGGCGAGGATATGGAGATTACGACCTATCTCGAAACCGCGATGAGCTCCGAATTGCAAGGCAATGTCGCGGACCTTTGCCCGGTCGGCGCGCTTTTGCCGAAGCCCTATTCCTTCAAGGCGCGGCCGTGGGAACTGACCAAGACCCAATCGGTCGATGTGATGGATGCGCAGGGCTCGGCCATTCGCATCGATACGCGTGGGCGCGAAGTGATGCGCATTCTGCCGCGCATCAATGACGCCGTGAACGAAGAATGGATTTCCGACAAGGCGCGACAGATCGTCGACGGCTTGAAGACCAGCCGCCTCGACCGCCCCTTCGTGCGCGAGAACGGCAAGCTGCGGGAAGCGACTTGGCCCAAGGCCTTCGCCGCCATCGCCGCGAAAATCAAGGCGACGGCGCGCGACAAGATCGGCGCCATCGCCGGCGATCTCTGCGCCGTCGAAGAGATGTTCGCCTTAAAGCTTTTGATGCAAAGCCTGGGCGTGGCCTCCGTCGATGGTCGTCAGGACGGCGCGAAGCTTCATCCGAAATGGGGCCGCGCCAGCTATATTTTCAATCCGACGATCCAAGGCATCGATCAATCTGACGGTTTGATGATCATCGGAGCCAATCCGCGCCGCGAAGCGCCCGTGCTCAATGCCCGCATCCGCAAGCGCTGGCTCAAGGGCGGCTTCAAGATCGGCGTCATCGGCGAGCAGGCCGATCTCACCTATGATTACGCCTATCTCGGCGCCGGGCCTGAAACGCTCGCGAGTTTTGCCGAGCATCCGCCGGCCAAGATGGAAAAGCCGATGTTCCTCATCGGCCAGGGCGCGCTTGCGCGGGGAGACGGCGCGGCCATTCTCGCTCTCGCTTTGAAGGCGGCAACTTCGCTCGGCGTGATCAGGGACGGCTGGAACGGGTTCGGTGTGCTGCATACGGCGGCCGCGCGGGTGGGCGCGCTCGACCTCGGCCTCGTTCCGGGCGAAAGCGGCCTTGATGCGGCGGCCATGGTAAAGCAAGGCGCTGTTGAGGTTCTCTTCAATCTCGGCGCCGATGAAATCGACATCGCGCCAGGTGCTTTCGTGATTTATCAAGGCACGCATGGGGATCGGGGTGCTTCCCGCGCGGATGTCATTTTGCCCGGCGCGACTTACACCGAAAAATCGGGCCATTACGTCAATACGGAAGGCCGCGTTCAATTGGCCGATCGCGCCAATTTCCCGCCGGGCGATGCGCGTGAGGATTGGGCGATTTTGCGGGCGCTATCCGATGTGCTTGGCGCGAAACTGCCTTTCGATTCTTTGACAGCCCTGCGGGCAAAGCTTTATGCGGATTATCCGCATTTCGCCAAGCTCGAGCAAATCGTGCCGGCCGATGCGGGCGCGCTTTCCGCACTGGATACGGGCGGCATAGTGCCCGGCAGGGAGCCTTTCGTCTCGCCGATCGGCGATTATTTCCTGACGAACCCGATCGCGCGGGCCTCCGCGGTGATGGCGCAATGCTCGGCGCTGGCGCTGGCCCGCCTGCAGCAGGCGGCGGAGTGAGAGTGCGATGATGGATCAGCTTGTCGCCTTTCTCACGAACCCGATCGTTCTCGCGCTGATTAAGAGCGTCGTGCTGCTTGTCGCGCTCTTGATCTTCGTTGCCTATATTCTTTACGCGGATCGCAAGATCTGGGCGGCGGTGCAATTGCGCCGCGGCCCCAATGTCGTCGGACCCTGGGGCATCTGGCAGAGCTTCGCCGACATGCTCAAATTCGTCTTCAAGGAGCCGGTCGTGCCGGCGGGCTCCAACAAGGGCGTGTTTTTGCTGGCGCCCTTTGTCATGGGCCTTCTGTCGCTCGCCGCCTGGGCCGTGATCCCCATCGACGACGGCTGGGCCGTCGCCAATATCAATGTGGGCATCCTTTATATTTTCGCGATCTCGTCGCTTGGCGTCTATGGCATCATCATGGGTGGCTGGGCGTCGAATTCGAAATATCCGTTCCTGTCGGCCCTGCGCTCGGCGGCGCAGATGGTGTCTTATGAAGTCTCGATCGGCTTCGTCATCATCACGGTTCTGCTCTGCGTGGGCTCCTTGAACCTCAGCGATATCGTGCACGCGCAAGATACAAGGCTCGGGCTCTTCGGCTGGTATTGGCTGCCTCTGTTCCCGATGTTCGTGATCTTCTTCATTTCGGCCTTGGCGGAGACGAACAGGCCGCCCTTCGATCTGGTCGAAGCCGAGTCCGAGCTTGTCGCGGGCTTCATGGTCGAATATTCCTCGACGCCTTACATGCTGTTCATGCTGGCCGAATATGTGGCGATCATGACCATGTGCGCCATGACGACGATCCTCTTTCTCGGCGGCTGGCTGTCTCCCATTCCATTTCCGCCGTTTACCTGGATTCCCGGCGTGATCTGGTTCGTTTTGAAAGTTTCGCTTGTCTTCTTCATGTTCGCCATGGTGAAAGCTTTCGTTCCGAGGTACCGCTACGATCAATTGATGCGGCTCGGCTGGAAGGTCTTTCTCCCGATCTCTCTTGTCATGGTCGTCCTCGTCGCCTGCGTCTTGCAGCTTGGCGGCTGGGGCGGTGCCATGGCGCATTAAAGGTCAGTTCATGAGACTTGATACAGCTGCCAAAGCTCTGTTTCTGAAGGAATTCGTCGGCGCCTTCGCGCTGTCGATGCGTTATTTCTTCAAGCCGAAAGCGACGCTCAATTATCCGCATGAGAAAAACCCGCAATCGCCGCGTTATCGCGGCGAACATGCTTTGCGCCGTTATCCCAACGGCGAAGAGCGCTGTATCGCCTGCAAGCTCTGCGAGGCGATCTGCCCGGCTCAGGCGATCACGATCGAGGCGGGGCCGCGCCGCAATGACGGCACGCGGCGAACGACGCGCTACGATATCGACATGGTGAAATGCATCTATTGCGGCTTTTGCCAGGAGGCCTGTCCGGTCGATGCGATCGTCGAGGGGCCGAATGCGGAATTCGCGGTCGAGACGCGCGAAGAACTCTATTACGACAAGAATAAATTGCTCGACAATGGCGCGCGCTGGGAGCGCGAAATTGCCCGCAATATCGCGCTCGATGCGCCCTATAGGTGAGCGCATGAATTTGGACCGGCACTTCCCTCATCCTGAGGAGCGTCCTGTAAGGACGCGTCTCGAAGGATGGGCCATAGTCTCGCGTTTCTGCCCATCCTTCGAGACGGTGCCTTCGGCACCTCCTCAGGATGAGGGGGGTGTTGTGGAAGGGCAGTGTCTATGACGGTCGCCGTCTTTTTCTTTTATCTCTTTTCGGCCGTCATGATCGCCTCGGCTTTCATGGTGATCTCGGCGCGCAATCCGGTTCACTCGGTTCTGTTTTTGATCTTGGCCTTCGTCAATGCGGCCGGGCTTTTTCTGATGCTCGGCGCCGAGTTCCTGGCGATGATCCTGATCGTCGTCTATGTCGGCGCGGTGGCGGTTTTATTCCTCTTCGTCATCATGATGCTCGACGTGGATTTCGCCGAGTTGAAGCAAGGCTTCCTGCAATATCTGCCGGTCGGCATGTTGATCGGCGTCGGCGTGATGATCGAACTTTTTCTTGTCGTCGGAACCTGGGTGGTCGGCCCGTCGTCGATCGCCAGTGCGACGACGAAGGTTACGCCCGGTGTTTCGAATACTTTGGCGCTCGGGCGCGTCATCTATACGCAATATGTCTATTTGTTCGAAGCCTCGGGCCTCATTCTGTTGACCGCGATGGTCGGCGCGATCGTCTTGACGCTCCGCCATAAGGAAGGCGTCAAGCGGCAGGTGATCGCGGACCAGAACGCGCGCAACTCGGCGAATGCCATCGAGGTGCGCAAGGTCGCCTCGGGACGTGGAATTTGAGCACGATGGGGCGGGGGCCAAAGAATGACCATTGAACTCAATCATTATCTCGTCGTCGCGGCGATCATGTTCACGCTCGGCGTCGCCGGCATTATCTTGAACCGCAAGAACATCATCATCATCCTGATGTCGGTCGAGCTGATCCTGCTCTCGGTCAACATCAACCTCGTCGCCTTTTCAGCTTTCTTGAGCGATCTCACCGGCCAGGTCTTCGCGCTTTTCATCCTGACGGTCGCGGCGGCGGAGGCGGCCATCGGTCTTGCCATTCTCGTCACCTATTACCGCAACCGCGGCTCGATCGCGGTTGAGGACATCAACATGATGAAAGGGTGAGGGACGTGTATTTCGCGATCGTCTTTCTTCCGCTCGCCGGTTTTCTGATCGCAGGCCTTTTCGGCCGCCAGATCGGCGCGCGCGCGTCCGAAATTATCACGACGAGCTTTTTGTTCGGCGCGGCCTTCCTGTCGTGGATCGCCTTCTCGCAAGTGGCGCTCGGCTCGACTCCCGCGAGCGTGCCGGTCATCGGCACTTGGTTCAACGTCGGTGCTTTGCAGGTCGATTGGGCGTTACGGATCGATTCGCTGACGGTGGTGATGCTGATCGTCGTCAACACGGTCTCCGCGCTCGTGCATCTCTATTCGATCGGCTATATGCACGAAGATCCGGCGCGGCCGCGTTTCTTTGCCTATCTCTCGCTCTTCACCTTCGCCATGCTGATGCTGGTGACGGCCGATAATCTCGTGCAGATGTTCTTCGGCTGGGAGGGCGTCGGCCTCGCCTCTTATCTCTTGATCGGCTTCTGGTATCAGAAGCCTTCCGCCAATGCGGCGGCGATCAAGGCCTTCGTCGTCAACAGAGTTGGCGATTTCGGTTTCGCGATCGGCATTTTCCTCGTTTTCTATATCACCAATTCCGTCGCCTTCGATCCGATCTTCGCCGCGGCGCCCGGTCTCGCGCATAAGACGATCCATGTCTTTTCGCACGACGTCGATGCGATGACCATCACCTGCCTCTTCCTGTTCATGGGCGCCATGGGCAAGTCGGCGCAATTCCTGCTCCACACCTGGCTGCCGGATGCCATGGAGGGCCCGACGCCCGTCTCGGCGCTGATCCATGCCGCGACCATGGTGACAGCCGGCGTTTTCATGGTGGCGCGTCTGTCGCCGCTCTTCGAACAGGCGCCCGTCGCTCTGTCCTTTGTCACGATCATCGGCGGTACGACCGCCTTCTTCGCCGCGACCGTCGGTCTCGTGCAAAACGACATCAAGCGCGTCATCGCCTATTCGACCTGCTCGCAGCTTGGCTACATGTTCGTCGGCCTCGGCGTCGGCGGTTATGACCTCGGCATTTTCCATCTCTTCACGCATGCCTTTTTCAAAGCGCTGCTCTTCCTGAGCGCGGGCTCGGTCATCAACGCGATGCATCATGAGCAGGACATGCGTAAGATGGGCGGTCTCGCCAAAAAGATTCCTTTCACCTTCTGGATGATGGTGATCGGCACTTTGGCGCTCACCGGCTTTCCGTTGACGGCGGGTTTCTTTTCGAAAGATGCGATCATCGAAGCCGCCTTCGCCTCCGGTCGCTTCGGGTCCTTCTATGCCTTCCTGCTCATTGACTTCGCGGCGGGGCTGACGTCGTTTTATTCCTGGCGTCTTATCTTCATGACCTTTTACGGGCCGGCGCATTGGGACCATCACGGCGTTGATCACCATGACGAACATGCGGCGCACGATGAGGCTCACGGTCACGCGCACACCTTCGTGCCGCATGAATCGCCTGCGGTCATGCTGATCCCGCTTGCGGTTCTGGCCTTCGGTTCGATCTTCGCGGGGCTTGCCTTCGGCGGCTTCTTCATCGGCGAGGGCCAAGCGGACTTCTGGAAGGGCGCGCTCTTCTACGCATCCGACAATCACATCCTGCACGAGATGCATACGATCCCGGCCTTCGTCTCCTATTCGCCGTTCTGGATGATGTGCGGCGGTTTCCTCGTCGCACTCTATGTCTATATCTTGAGGCCGGGCACCGCTGCGAATTGGGCGGCGGCTAATCCGGCTCTCTATAAGTTCCTGCTCAACAAGTGGTATTTCGACGAGCTTTATGACCTGATCTTCGTGCGGCCGGCCTTTTGGCTCGGGCGGCTCTTCTGGAAGGGCGGCGACGGCGCGATCATCGACGGGCTGGGCCCGGACGGCGTCTCGGCGCGCGTCATCGATATCACGCATCGCGTCGTGAAATTGCAGACGGGCTATATCTATCACTACGCTTTCGCCATGCTGATCGGCGTCGCCGCGCTCATGACCTATTATCTCTTCGGGGGCATTCGCTGATGTTCGGCTTTGGCCTCCTATCCGGGCTTATCTTCCTGCCGCTCGCCGGCGCGGCTTTCATCTTCGCGTTGCAAGGCGATGACGAGCCGACGCGGCAGAATGCCCGCTATGCAGCTTTGTTCACCACGCTGATCACCTTCGTTCTGTCGCTGATCGTCTGGAGCAAATTCGATCCGTCCTCATCGGCCTTCCAGCTTCTCGAAGAGAAAAGCTGGTTCGGCGCGGGCCTCGTCTACAAGCTTGGCGTCGACGGCATGTCCTTGCCCTTCGTCCTGCTCACAACCTTCCTGATGCCGATCTGCATTCTCGCGTCGTGGAAGTCGATCACCTATCGCGTCAAGGAATATATGATCGCGTTTCTGGTGCTAGAGACCTTGATGATCGGGGTCTTCTGCGCGCTCGATCTTCTGCTCTTCTATGTCTTCTTCGAAGGCGGCCTCATTCCGATGTTTCTCATCATCGGCATTTGGGGCGGCAAAAGACGCGTCTACGCGAGCTTCAAATTCTTCCTCTATACGCTCGCCGGCTCGTTGCTCATGCTGCTCGCCGTCATGGCCATGTATGGCTTTGCCGGCACGACCGACATGACCGTGCTGTTAAAGACGCATTTCCCAGCCCATATGCAAACCTGGCTGTGGCTTGCCTTCTTCGCCTCCTTCGCGGTGAAAATGCCGATGTGGCCGGTCCACACCTGGCTGCCCGACGCGCATGTGGAGGCGCCGACGGCGGGCTCGGTCATTCTTGCCGGCATTCTCCTGAAGATGGGCGGTTATGGTTTCATCCGTTTCTCGCTGCCGATGTTCCCCGACGCCTCGGTCTATTTTGCGCCGCTGGTTTTCGCGCTGTCCGTGATCGCGATCATTTACACCTCGCTCGTCGCGCTGGTGCAGGAGGATATGAAGAAGCTCATCGCTTATTCCTCCGTCGCGCATATGGGCTTCGTCACAATGGGCCTTTTCGCCATGACGGAGCAGGGCGTGCAAGGCGCCATCTTCCAGATGATCTCGCATGGGCTCGTTTCCGGCGCGCTCTTCCTCTGCGTCGGCGTCGTCTACGACCGCATGCACACGCGCGAAATCTCAGCCTATGGCGGCCTTGCCGAACGCATGCCGCTTTATGCCGTGGCTTTCATGGTCTTCACCATGGCCAATATCGGCCTGCCGGGTACGTCCGGATTCATCGGCGAATTTCTGACCATGATCGGCACGTTCAAGGTAAACAGCTGGGTCGTGCTTTTCGCCACGACGGGCGTCATTTTCTCGGCGGCCTATGCGCTCTTTCTCTATCGCCGCATCATTTTCGGCGTACTCGACAAGCCGAGTCTGAAGGACATACTCGACCTGTCCGGCCGCGAAATCGTGCTGCTCGCGCCATTGCTGGCGCTGACGCTTTATTACGGCATTCACCCGGGGCCCATTCTCGACAGCAGTGCGGCCTCCGTGCAAGCCATGATCAAGACGTTCGACGAATCGACGAAGGTCAAGGCCGCGGCGGCAGAAGGTCGCCAGCCTCTACAAGTTCAGAGCCCTCATCCTGAGGAGCTTGCGCAGCAAGCGTCTCGAAGGATGGGTGAGCTTCACGAGGCGCCAGCTCAACCCTTCGAGACGGCTGCAATGCGATCTCGCTGTTGCGATAGATCGCCAGCGATGCAGCCTCCTCAGGGTGAGGGGAGAAAAGTCCCATGAATGCCCTGCCGTTCGCCGTCGCGCATGCCTTGCCGGAAATCATCCTCGCCGTCGGCGCGCTTTTACTGATCCTGATCGGCGCGTTCCGTGGCCGGGACTCGGATGGCCCGATGACGGAGCTCGCCGTCGGCCTCATCGGGTTGGCAATCCTCGCGATCCTGCTCAGTACCAGGACGGGGACTGCCGTTGTCTTCGACGGCGCCTTCGTCGACGATCCATTCGGCCGCTTCATGAAGATTCTGACTTTGCTCGGCGCACTCATCTCGCTGTTCATGGGCCAGGACTATATGGCGCGCGCCAAGATCGACAAATTCGAGTTTCCGATCCTCATCATCCTCTCGACCCTCGGCGCGCTGATGCTGATCTCGGCGACGGGGCTCATCGCGCTTTATCTCGGTCTTGAGCTGATGTCGCTGGCGCTTTACGTCATCGCGGCCTTCCATCGCGACAATGTCAAAGCCTCGGAAGCGGGCCTCAAATATTTCGTTTTGGGTGCGCTTTCCTCCGGCATGCTGCTCTATGGCGCTTCGCTTCTCTATGGTTTCGCGGGCACCGTATCTTTCGCTGGCATTGCGGACGCGGTCGGCGGCAAGGCTTCGCTTGGCGTCATTTTCGGCCTCGTCTTCCTGATGGCGGGGCTCGCCTTCAAAATGTCGACGGCGCCGTTCCATATGTGGACGCCGGACGTCTATGAAGGCGCGCCGACGCCGGTGACCGCCTTCTTCGCCTCTGCTCCGAAAATGGCGGCGATCGCGGTGACGATCCGCGTTGTCATCACCGCCTTCCCGGGCATTACGACGCAATGGCAGCAGATCATCACCTTCATCTCGCTGCTATCCATGGCCATCGGCTCCTTCGCCGCAATCGGGCAGACGAACATCAAGCGACTGATGGCCTATTCCTCCATCGGGCACATGGGCTTTGCGCTCGTCGGCCTCGCAGCGGGCACACCGACAGGCGTGCAGGGCGTGCTCTGCTATATGGGAATTTACCTCATCATGACGCTCGGCACTTTCGCGGCCATTCTGTCGATGCGCGTGAAGGGCGAGAGCGTGGAGCAGATTAGCGATCTCTCAGGCCTTGCGCGGACCAATGGTCCGATGGCGTTTTTTCTCGCATTGATGATGTTTTCTCTCGCGGGCATTCCGCCGCTCGCGGGCTTTTTCGCGAAATGGTATGTGTTTAACAGTGCGATCCAGGCTGGGCTTTATCCTCTGGCCGTGATCGGCGTTCTCTTGAGCACGGTTGCAGCCTATTATTACCTGCGGATCGTCAAGATCATGTATTTTGACGATCCGGTGGTGACTTTCGATCGTGCGGCACCATCTTTGCGTATCGTGCTTGCAGCCTGCGGGATTTTGGTGCTCTTCTTATTCGCCTATCCGGCCGCTTTCGTGGAGGCCGCCGCGGCGGCAGCCAAATCCTTGTTCTGAACTTGGATCGAAAGCATCCAGGTTGAACGGTGGCAGCGCGTCAAGTCTTTGTTTTAACGCATGATCTTGTCCGAAAAGTCAGCAGCTTTTCAAACATCATGCACAAGGTGGTTCGACCCGTTGCATCTCGCCAAATCGGCTCTCGCCCAAGCTTATCGCCTGATGCATCATGCAGAGCTTGGCTCGACCAATGACGAAGCTTTAAGCATAGCTGCCGCCGGAGATGCAGGCCGCCTTTGGATTGTCGCCGATGAACAGACAAAGGGCAGGGGCCGCCATGGCCGCCAATGGTCTTCGCCGCCCGGCAATCTTTATGCGAGCCTGCTGCTGATCGACGCGGCGCCGGCCCATAAGGCTCCGGAACTCGGCTTCGTCGCGGGCGTCGCGCTTTTCCACGCGTTGCGGGGTGTCCTCGGAAGCGATCCGCTCCTTTGCATCAAATGGCCGAACGATATTCTGTATGCCGGAGCCAAGCTCGCCGGCATTCTGCTTGAAAGCACGCAATTGACGGGCGGCAGGTTTGCTTGCGTGATCGGCATAGGTGTCAATTGCTGCTCGCATCCTGCGCCCGCTCTCTATCCTGCGACGGATCTCGCTGAAATTGGCACCTTACTCAGCCATCGCGAAGATGTGTTGCTGCGCCTGTCTGAATGTTTCGTGCATTGGCTCGGCATTTGGGATCGGGGCCGCAATTTTGATGCGATCCGCGCCGAATGGTTGAACCATGCGGGCGGGATCGGTATGCGCATTTCCGTTTCGACGCCGTCCGGCCCGCGCGACGGTATTTTCGAGACGATCGACGCGAGCGGGCGGCTGATTTTGAATGTCGATGGTGAGATGCTGAACCTTGAAGCGGGAGATGTGTTTTTGAGCGCTCCGCCGATCGGCGCCTTGGCCGGTGTGCAGAGCGCCGCGCCGCAACCTTTTCGTGAGGAGCACCGATGAGCGCGGGAGCGGATGAACTCGTCTTCGTGCCGCTCGGCGGGCTGGGCGAAATCGGCATGAACATGGCCCTTTACGGGTTCGGGCCAAAACAAAGCCGCAAATGGATCATGGTCGATTGCGGCATCGGCTTTGCCGGTCCCGAGCAGGCAGGCATCGACCTCATCGTGCCGGATACGCGCTTCGTCGAGAAGATCAGGCCGAACCTTTTGGGGCTCATCATCACCCACGCGCATGAGGATCATATCGGCGCCGTCGCCGATCTCTGGTCGAGCTTCAAATGCAGGCTCTATGCGACGCCTTTCGCGGCAGGCCTTCTCAAGATGAAAAAGCTTTCGGAGCCGGGCGCGCCGGAAGTGCCGATCGATATCGTCATGCAAGGCGCGAAAATCTCGCTGGAGCCTTTTTCCATCGAGTTCATCCCCGTCGCGCATTCCATCCCCGAGGCCTGCGCGCTGGCGATCCGCACGCCCGCGGGCACCGTCCTGCACACGGGCGATTGGAAGATCGATGTGGACCCGGGCCTGGGCAAAGTCACCGATTCCAAGCGTCTTTCCGCCATAGGCGATGAAGGCGTTTTGGCGCTTATTTGCGATTCCACCAATATATTGCGCGAGGGCATCAGCCCGTCCGAGGGCGAGGTTGCGAAAACCTTGCGCGAGATCATCGTCGCTTCGACGGGCCGCGTCGTTGTCTCGACCTTCGCGTCGAATGTGGCGCGTATGCGCGCCGTGGCGCTCGCCGCCATGGCAGCGGAACGCGACGTCGTTTTGGTCGGCCGCTCGATGGATCGCGTTGCGACGGTCGCGCGCGAATGCGGCTATCTCGACGGCATCCCGGAATTCCTCTCGATGGAGGCCTTTCCGCATATGCCGCGGGACAAGGTCGTGGTGCTTGCGACGGGCAGCCAGGGCGAGAGGCGCGCGGCACTCGCCCGCATTTCCGAAAACGATCATCCGGTGGCTTTGAACCCCGGCGACCGCGTGATTTTCTCGTCGCGCACGATCCCCGGCAACGAGCGGGAAGTCGGCCGGATCATCAATAATTTCATCCGCCAGGATGTGGAAGTGATCACCGACCGCTCGGCGCTCATCCATGCGTCCGGCCACCCGCGCCGCGGCGAGGTCGCGCAATTCTACGATTGGATTCGTCCGACAATCGCGGTGCCCGCGCATGGCGAGGAGATCCATCTTGCCGAACATGCGCGATTTGCTGCCTCGCGCGGCGTGCCGCATGTCGTCAAGGCGCGCAATGGCGATGTGGTCTTGCTGTCGCCCGGCGAGCCGGGCGTCATCGACGAGGTGCCGCATGGGCGGCTTTATAAGGATGGCAACGCGCTTTTGCCATCGGATGACGAGAGCATCCACATGCGCCAGAAGCTCGCTTTCGCGGGCATTGTCACGATCGCGCTCGCGCTCAACGACAAGGGCGATCTCGTCGGGCTGCCGGATGTCGTCTTCGCTGGCCTGCCGATGAAAACGCGTGGCGGCGCGGCAATCGATGCATTGATCGACGAGACTATGTTTCAGACGCTCGACTCTCTGCCGCGTCAGAAGCGCCGCGATGCGGATATTGTTTCAAGCGCGATCGAAAAGGCCGTCCGCAACGTGGTCGGCAACGTGTGGGGCAAGAAACCCACCGTGCATGTGCTGGTGGTCGAGGTTTAGAGGCGCAAGCTTCCCTCTCCCCTTGCGGGAGAGGGTGGTTGGCGGAGCCAACCGGGTGAGGGGTGACATCGCCAGCCCACACGGCCGACGTCTTTTGCTGTCACCCCTGAATGATTGTGCGACCCCTCATCCGTCATGCTGCGCATGACACCTTCTCCCGCAAGGGGAGAAGGACCCGCGCCAGCCTTTGCGGATATGCCGTTTACGTATCCTCTTCCGCCGTGTACTTCGACCATTTCGGCACTTGCGAGATGATCCGCGCGCTGCGCTGAAGCGTCAGGAATTGCCAGAGCCAGGTAAAGGCGACGACGAAACGGTTTCTGATTCCGATCAGAAAATAGACGTGCGCCAGGCTCCAGAAGAGCCAGCCGATAAAGCCTTTGAGCGCGAAACTCTGGTTCGGCAGTTTGACCACGGCGATCCTTCGGCCGATCGTCGCGAGATCGCCCTGGTGCTTATAGGCGAAGGGCGGCGGCGCGGGCTTATTCTTGAGGCGGCTCGCAATCAGCTTGGCGACATATTTGCCCATTTGCTTCGCCGCGGGGGCGATGCCCGGCACGCTTTTGCCGCCATTGTAGAAGACGGCCGCCGTGTCGCCCACGGCGAAAATATCGGGATGGTCCGGCACGGAGAGATCGGGCAGGACTTCGACGCGGCCGGCATAATCGGCCGGCGCACCAATCCATTTCGCGGCCGGCGAAGCGACGACGCCCGCCGCCCAAATGACCGTATGCGCGTCGATGCGGCCGCCTTCGATATCGACGCCGGCCTTATCGCATTTCGTCACGCGGGTTCCGGTCATGACCTCGACGC
The Methyloferula stellata AR4 DNA segment above includes these coding regions:
- a CDS encoding NADH-quinone oxidoreductase subunit M; the encoded protein is MFGFGLLSGLIFLPLAGAAFIFALQGDDEPTRQNARYAALFTTLITFVLSLIVWSKFDPSSSAFQLLEEKSWFGAGLVYKLGVDGMSLPFVLLTTFLMPICILASWKSITYRVKEYMIAFLVLETLMIGVFCALDLLLFYVFFEGGLIPMFLIIGIWGGKRRVYASFKFFLYTLAGSLLMLLAVMAMYGFAGTTDMTVLLKTHFPAHMQTWLWLAFFASFAVKMPMWPVHTWLPDAHVEAPTAGSVILAGILLKMGGYGFIRFSLPMFPDASVYFAPLVFALSVIAIIYTSLVALVQEDMKKLIAYSSVAHMGFVTMGLFAMTEQGVQGAIFQMISHGLVSGALFLCVGVVYDRMHTREISAYGGLAERMPLYAVAFMVFTMANIGLPGTSGFIGEFLTMIGTFKVNSWVVLFATTGVIFSAAYALFLYRRIIFGVLDKPSLKDILDLSGREIVLLAPLLALTLYYGIHPGPILDSSAASVQAMIKTFDESTKVKAAAAEGRQPLQVQSPHPEELAQQASRRMGELHEAPAQPFETAAMRSRCCDRSPAMQPPQGEGRKVP
- the nuoN gene encoding NADH-quinone oxidoreductase subunit NuoN encodes the protein MNALPFAVAHALPEIILAVGALLLILIGAFRGRDSDGPMTELAVGLIGLAILAILLSTRTGTAVVFDGAFVDDPFGRFMKILTLLGALISLFMGQDYMARAKIDKFEFPILIILSTLGALMLISATGLIALYLGLELMSLALYVIAAFHRDNVKASEAGLKYFVLGALSSGMLLYGASLLYGFAGTVSFAGIADAVGGKASLGVIFGLVFLMAGLAFKMSTAPFHMWTPDVYEGAPTPVTAFFASAPKMAAIAVTIRVVITAFPGITTQWQQIITFISLLSMAIGSFAAIGQTNIKRLMAYSSIGHMGFALVGLAAGTPTGVQGVLCYMGIYLIMTLGTFAAILSMRVKGESVEQISDLSGLARTNGPMAFFLALMMFSLAGIPPLAGFFAKWYVFNSAIQAGLYPLAVIGVLLSTVAAYYYLRIVKIMYFDDPVVTFDRAAPSLRIVLAACGILVLFLFAYPAAFVEAAAAAAKSLF
- a CDS encoding biotin--[acetyl-CoA-carboxylase] ligase, translating into MHHAELGSTNDEALSIAAAGDAGRLWIVADEQTKGRGRHGRQWSSPPGNLYASLLLIDAAPAHKAPELGFVAGVALFHALRGVLGSDPLLCIKWPNDILYAGAKLAGILLESTQLTGGRFACVIGIGVNCCSHPAPALYPATDLAEIGTLLSHREDVLLRLSECFVHWLGIWDRGRNFDAIRAEWLNHAGGIGMRISVSTPSGPRDGIFETIDASGRLILNVDGEMLNLEAGDVFLSAPPIGALAGVQSAAPQPFREEHR
- a CDS encoding ribonuclease J — encoded protein: MSAGADELVFVPLGGLGEIGMNMALYGFGPKQSRKWIMVDCGIGFAGPEQAGIDLIVPDTRFVEKIRPNLLGLIITHAHEDHIGAVADLWSSFKCRLYATPFAAGLLKMKKLSEPGAPEVPIDIVMQGAKISLEPFSIEFIPVAHSIPEACALAIRTPAGTVLHTGDWKIDVDPGLGKVTDSKRLSAIGDEGVLALICDSTNILREGISPSEGEVAKTLREIIVASTGRVVVSTFASNVARMRAVALAAMAAERDVVLVGRSMDRVATVARECGYLDGIPEFLSMEAFPHMPRDKVVVLATGSQGERRAALARISENDHPVALNPGDRVIFSSRTIPGNEREVGRIINNFIRQDVEVITDRSALIHASGHPRRGEVAQFYDWIRPTIAVPAHGEEIHLAEHARFAASRGVPHVVKARNGDVVLLSPGEPGVIDEVPHGRLYKDGNALLPSDDESIHMRQKLAFAGIVTIALALNDKGDLVGLPDVVFAGLPMKTRGGAAIDALIDETMFQTLDSLPRQKRRDADIVSSAIEKAVRNVVGNVWGKKPTVHVLVVEV